One region of Streptomyces leeuwenhoekii genomic DNA includes:
- a CDS encoding Gfo/Idh/MocA family protein, with the protein MSARVALVGLGWAGRELWLPRLREHTGYQVVAAVDADLATRTAFAEATGIAVHPGVAALTAHTVDLAVVAVPNHLHADVAGALLAQGIDVFLEKPVCLTTAEADALAAAERGGGTLLAGSAACHRADVQALRRLLPGLGDIRHADLSWVRSRGVPRAGGWFTRRDQAGGGALLDLGWHLLDTLAFLLGPAPFTQVTGVTSADFVNAAAWRATWRQDAPGADTADVEDTARGFLVRDDGVSVSLRAGWASHQARDVTRIRVEGSSGTAELRCTFGFSPNREPEPVLTVTREGTTTRIAVPSEPVGTEYRRQLDALAALPDDAGRRGRAIAEARPIVHAIERFYTAARSARPRRTAPAHP; encoded by the coding sequence GTGAGCGCGCGCGTCGCCCTGGTCGGCCTCGGCTGGGCCGGCCGGGAGTTGTGGCTGCCCCGGCTGCGCGAGCACACCGGCTACCAGGTCGTCGCCGCCGTCGACGCCGACCTTGCCACCCGCACCGCGTTCGCCGAGGCCACCGGCATCGCCGTCCACCCCGGCGTGGCCGCGCTCACCGCGCACACGGTCGACCTGGCCGTCGTCGCGGTCCCCAACCACCTGCACGCCGACGTCGCCGGCGCCCTCCTCGCCCAGGGGATCGACGTCTTCCTGGAGAAACCCGTCTGCCTGACCACCGCCGAGGCCGACGCCCTGGCCGCGGCCGAACGTGGCGGCGGCACTCTGCTCGCCGGCAGCGCCGCCTGCCACCGCGCCGACGTCCAGGCCCTGCGGCGGCTCCTGCCCGGCCTCGGTGACATCCGGCACGCCGATCTCAGCTGGGTCAGGTCCCGCGGCGTCCCGCGGGCGGGCGGCTGGTTCACCCGGCGTGACCAGGCCGGCGGGGGAGCCCTGCTCGACCTCGGCTGGCACCTCCTGGACACCCTCGCCTTCCTGCTCGGCCCGGCCCCCTTCACCCAGGTGACCGGCGTGACCTCGGCCGACTTCGTCAACGCCGCCGCCTGGCGCGCCACCTGGCGGCAGGACGCTCCCGGCGCCGACACCGCCGACGTGGAGGACACCGCACGCGGCTTCCTCGTCCGCGACGACGGCGTCTCCGTCTCCCTGCGCGCCGGCTGGGCCTCCCACCAGGCACGCGACGTCACCCGCATCCGCGTCGAGGGCAGCTCCGGCACCGCCGAGCTGCGCTGCACGTTCGGCTTCAGCCCCAACCGGGAGCCCGAACCCGTCCTCACCGTCACCCGGGAGGGCACCACCACCCGGATCGCCGTACCGTCCGAGCCGGTCGGCACCGAATACCGGCGGCAGCTCGACGCGCTCGCCGCCCTGCCCGACGATGCCGGGCGGCGCGGCCGGGCCATCGCCGAGGCCCGCCCGATCGTCCACGCGATCGAACGCTTCTACACAGCGGCGCGCTCGGCGCGCCCCCGGCGGACCGCGCCCGCCCACCCGTAG
- a CDS encoding LLM class F420-dependent oxidoreductase, whose amino-acid sequence MTAETKPFRFCVDMVAPTSRSEWIEKCRKAEDLGYDVLGVADHLGMPAPFPSLVLAAEHTERIRLTTFVLNAGFYNPALLAREVTGTDQLTDGRLEFGIGAGYVEAEFDAAGIPFPSPRERLDHLERTVKELKRLYGDPEHKPQPVQKPGPPLLMGGRGDRLLRLAAEHADSIGFIGTSANTERMSLASRAELAERIDFTKAALGARAPQVELNVLAHFVRITDDRRAALEELHQLMPDLTVEQLGELPTVLVGTATEVAEQILAHRESLGISYYTVIEHNLEALAPVIELLHGK is encoded by the coding sequence ATGACCGCTGAGACGAAGCCGTTCCGATTCTGTGTCGACATGGTCGCCCCCACCTCGCGCAGTGAGTGGATCGAGAAATGCCGTAAGGCCGAGGACCTCGGGTACGACGTCCTCGGGGTGGCCGATCATCTGGGCATGCCCGCGCCGTTCCCGTCGCTGGTGCTGGCCGCCGAGCACACCGAGCGCATCCGGCTCACCACGTTCGTCCTGAACGCCGGTTTCTACAATCCGGCGCTGCTCGCGCGGGAGGTCACCGGCACCGACCAGTTGACGGACGGCCGGCTCGAATTCGGCATCGGCGCCGGGTATGTGGAGGCCGAGTTCGACGCGGCGGGGATTCCCTTCCCGTCGCCCCGCGAGCGGCTGGACCATCTGGAGCGGACGGTCAAGGAGCTGAAGCGGCTCTACGGCGACCCGGAGCACAAGCCGCAGCCGGTGCAGAAGCCCGGTCCGCCACTGTTGATGGGCGGGCGCGGCGACCGGCTGCTGAGGCTCGCCGCCGAGCACGCGGACAGCATCGGGTTCATCGGCACGTCCGCGAACACGGAGCGGATGTCGCTGGCGAGCCGGGCGGAACTGGCCGAGCGCATCGACTTCACCAAGGCCGCGCTCGGCGCCCGCGCGCCGCAGGTGGAGCTGAACGTCCTCGCCCACTTCGTGCGGATCACCGACGACCGCCGGGCGGCGCTGGAGGAGCTGCACCAGCTGATGCCGGATCTGACGGTGGAGCAGCTCGGGGAGCTGCCGACCGTGCTGGTCGGCACGGCCACCGAGGTCGCCGAGCAGATCCTCGCCCACCGGGAGAGCCTGGGGATCAGCTACTACACCGTGATCGAGCACAACCTGGAGGCGCTCGCCCCGGTGATCGAGCTGCTGCACGGCAAGTAG
- the rifK gene encoding 3-amino-5-hydroxybenzoate synthase: protein MNARQAPEFPRWPQYDETERDGLIRALEQGQWWRMGGDEVDSFEREFAEHHGAPHALAVTNGTHALELALQCLGVGPGTEVIVPAFTFISSSQAAQRLGAVAVPVDVHPDTYCIDAAAVAAAVTPRTRAIMPVHMAGLIADMDALAKISADTGVPLLQDAAHAHGARWQGKRVGELGSVAAFSFQNGKLMTAGEGGALLFPDTELYEAAFLRHSCGRPRDDRRYLHRTAGSNLRMNEFSAAVLRAQLSRLDQQIALREERWTLLSRLLAAIDGVVPQGGDVRVDRKSHYMAMFRVPGLGEERRNALVDRLVEAGLPAFAAFRAIYRTDAFWEIGAPDETPDAIAARCPHTEAISQDCVWLHHRVLLAGEAEMHATAEIIADLVARA, encoded by the coding sequence ATGAACGCGCGACAGGCACCAGAATTCCCCCGCTGGCCTCAGTACGACGAGACCGAGCGGGACGGCCTGATCCGTGCGCTGGAACAGGGCCAGTGGTGGCGCATGGGCGGCGACGAGGTCGACTCCTTCGAGCGGGAGTTCGCCGAGCACCACGGCGCCCCCCACGCGCTGGCGGTCACCAACGGCACCCACGCGCTGGAACTCGCCCTGCAATGCCTGGGCGTCGGCCCGGGCACCGAAGTCATCGTGCCGGCCTTCACCTTCATCTCCTCCTCGCAGGCCGCCCAGCGGCTCGGCGCCGTCGCCGTCCCCGTCGACGTCCACCCGGACACCTACTGCATCGACGCCGCCGCGGTCGCCGCCGCCGTCACCCCCCGCACCCGCGCCATCATGCCGGTGCACATGGCCGGGCTCATCGCGGACATGGACGCCCTGGCGAAGATCTCCGCCGACACCGGGGTCCCCCTGCTCCAGGACGCCGCTCACGCCCACGGTGCCCGCTGGCAGGGCAAACGCGTCGGTGAACTGGGCAGCGTCGCCGCGTTCAGCTTCCAGAACGGCAAGCTGATGACCGCCGGCGAGGGCGGCGCCCTCCTCTTCCCGGACACGGAGCTGTACGAGGCGGCGTTCCTGCGGCACAGCTGCGGCCGCCCCCGCGACGACCGCCGCTACCTGCACCGCACCGCGGGCTCCAACCTGCGCATGAACGAGTTCTCCGCGGCCGTGCTGCGCGCCCAGCTGAGCCGCCTCGACCAGCAGATCGCCCTGCGGGAGGAGCGCTGGACCCTGCTGTCCCGGCTGCTCGCCGCCATCGACGGCGTCGTCCCGCAGGGCGGCGACGTGCGCGTGGACCGCAAGTCGCACTACATGGCGATGTTCCGGGTCCCCGGCCTCGGCGAGGAGCGGCGCAACGCCCTGGTCGACCGGCTCGTGGAGGCGGGCCTGCCCGCGTTCGCCGCGTTCCGCGCGATCTACCGCACCGACGCCTTCTGGGAGATCGGCGCACCCGACGAGACCCCCGACGCCATCGCCGCCCGCTGCCCCCACACCGAAGCCATCAGCCAGGACTGCGTCTGGCTGCACCACCGCGTCCTGCTCGCCGGGGAAGCGGAGATGCACGCCACCGCCGAGATCATCGCCGACCTCGTGGCCCGCGCGTGA
- a CDS encoding HAD-IA family hydrolase — MAVSTVGRPATAADPLVPPRRAVVFDLDGVIVDSFAVMSEAFALAYAEVVGDGPAPFEEYRRHLGRYFPDIMRIMGLPLEMEEPFVRESYRLADRVTVFDGVVELLLTLRVRGLRLAVATGKSGPRARSLLDRLGLLPFFAHVIGSDEVARPKPAPDMVLRALELLDVPAEEAVMVGDAPTDLASARGAGVASAAALWAPPHDVDELLAAGPDMVLRRPADLLALCASLPAR; from the coding sequence ATGGCAGTCTCCACGGTCGGGCGGCCCGCCACCGCGGCCGACCCGCTCGTACCGCCCCGCCGCGCCGTCGTCTTCGACCTCGACGGCGTGATCGTCGACAGCTTCGCCGTGATGAGCGAGGCGTTCGCCCTCGCCTACGCCGAAGTCGTCGGCGACGGCCCCGCCCCCTTCGAGGAGTACCGGCGCCACCTGGGCCGCTACTTCCCGGACATCATGCGGATCATGGGCCTGCCGCTGGAGATGGAGGAGCCGTTCGTCCGCGAGAGCTACCGCCTCGCCGACCGGGTGACCGTCTTCGACGGCGTCGTCGAACTCCTGCTCACCCTGCGGGTGCGCGGCCTGCGGCTCGCCGTCGCCACCGGCAAGAGCGGCCCGCGCGCCCGCTCCCTGCTCGACCGGCTGGGCCTGCTGCCGTTCTTCGCGCACGTCATCGGCTCCGACGAGGTCGCCCGGCCCAAACCCGCCCCCGACATGGTGCTGCGGGCACTGGAGCTGCTGGACGTACCCGCCGAGGAGGCCGTCATGGTCGGGGATGCCCCGACCGACCTCGCCAGCGCCCGCGGTGCCGGCGTCGCCTCCGCCGCCGCGCTGTGGGCGCCGCCCCACGACGTGGACGAACTGCTCGCCGCCGGCCCCGACATGGTGCTGCGGCGCCCCGCCGACCTGCTCGCCCTCTGCGCGTCCCTGCCCGCCCGCTGA
- a CDS encoding phthiocerol/phthiodiolone dimycocerosyl transferase family protein, whose product MTEAGTWRALSPTERIHAAREVYIGYVVHTAGPLDPRALATAYAAVCRAYPQFAARLADGADGPVFAAGGTPPEVRVRKGDPERPLSGAGFDQYRALSALDVVRDGEEASVCLATHHSIADARHAFEVLAALWSCYTDAVRGLPVDLPRRPYPRSLESLLAERGVRASAPAPEQPPVPHTAPLPEACERHVVQHRLTAARTTALAELGHREGVTVNGLLAGAALLTEAELRDVPLTELVYRYAVDLRHRLTPPVGPTEGTNVLGGVAFRAGEEVAADAVAIGRAIGAQLRAGLSDGSVQRSLLDLVGRPAPGGRPWDPRTAPTVVSLMNWGRVPHLRTPDGLRLTGFRSASRIREAGPLGGYVVSTFDGRTGIDLAWPEGDPQLPHRLARLDAHLNRLTARL is encoded by the coding sequence GTGACCGAGGCCGGAACGTGGCGTGCGCTGTCACCCACCGAGAGAATCCACGCCGCCCGCGAGGTGTACATCGGCTACGTGGTGCACACCGCGGGCCCCCTCGACCCGCGCGCGCTGGCCACCGCCTACGCGGCCGTGTGCCGGGCCTATCCGCAATTCGCGGCCCGGCTGGCGGACGGCGCCGACGGGCCGGTCTTCGCGGCGGGCGGCACCCCGCCCGAGGTGCGGGTCCGCAAAGGGGACCCCGAACGGCCGCTGAGCGGCGCCGGGTTCGACCAGTACCGGGCGCTGAGCGCCCTCGACGTCGTGCGCGACGGCGAAGAGGCGAGCGTGTGCCTGGCGACGCACCACAGCATCGCCGACGCCCGGCACGCCTTCGAGGTGCTCGCCGCGCTCTGGTCCTGCTACACCGACGCCGTCCGCGGCCTCCCCGTGGACCTGCCCCGCCGCCCGTATCCCCGGTCCCTGGAATCGCTGCTGGCCGAACGCGGCGTCCGGGCGAGCGCCCCCGCCCCGGAGCAGCCGCCCGTACCGCACACCGCGCCGCTGCCCGAGGCGTGCGAACGGCACGTGGTGCAGCACCGGCTCACCGCGGCCCGGACGACGGCGCTGGCGGAACTCGGCCACCGCGAGGGCGTGACGGTCAACGGCCTGCTGGCAGGCGCCGCCCTGCTGACCGAGGCCGAGCTGCGCGACGTACCGCTGACCGAACTGGTGTACCGGTACGCCGTCGACCTGCGCCACCGCCTCACCCCGCCGGTCGGCCCGACCGAGGGCACCAACGTCCTGGGCGGTGTGGCCTTCCGGGCGGGCGAGGAGGTCGCGGCCGACGCCGTCGCCATCGGCCGGGCGATCGGGGCGCAGCTGCGGGCGGGCCTGTCCGACGGATCCGTGCAGCGCAGTCTGCTCGACCTCGTCGGCCGGCCGGCGCCCGGCGGCCGCCCATGGGATCCGCGCACCGCGCCGACCGTGGTGAGCCTGATGAACTGGGGGCGGGTGCCCCACCTGCGCACCCCGGACGGACTACGGCTGACGGGGTTCCGGTCCGCCTCCCGCATCCGGGAGGCCGGGCCGCTCGGCGGCTATGTGGTGAGCACCTTCGACGGCCGGACCGGCATCGACCTGGCATGGCCGGAGGGAGACCCCCAACTGCCCCACCGCCTCGCCCGCCTCGACGCCCACCTGAACCGCCTGACGGCCCGCCTGTGA
- a CDS encoding bifunctional 3-(3-hydroxy-phenyl)propionate/3-hydroxycinnamic acid hydroxylase, translated as MTDADVVDVVIVGNGPIGATLSVLLAQQGRRVTVLERRPRPYRLPRATSFDGETARLLAGTGIGPELGRVTEPANGYQWQTASGQVLLDIAFSTAGPYGWPDASTMHQPALEELLAARAAALPGVTVLRGHEVVRIAEGAERVEVTATDDDGATHVVTARWVVGCDGANSFVRDHLDVPVTDLGFSYEWLLCDVELHEPRAFVPTNVQLCDPARPTTLVGSGPGRRRWEFMRLPGESAAELNRPETAWKLLAPFGVTPATATLLRSTTYIFQARWADRWRSGRVLLAGDAAHLMPPFAGQGMCSGIRDVVNLAWKLDLTLRGLADDSVLDSYEEERRAHVRESILASVQLGRVICVTDPAAAAERDATVLAGRRGRGPARPEPAKPLTGGLLHRRPGAAAPEPPAGAVVPQGRVRAGGRTGLFDEVVGRGLVLLCAGDAHTALDEARLAFLAGLRTHVVPLLPSGTESGGPGEQGVVDVDDVYLPYLARLSATSLLVRPDCHVFGAADGPAGLRELVDALRDQLGATRTAGIR; from the coding sequence TTGACGGACGCGGACGTCGTCGACGTCGTCATCGTGGGCAACGGACCGATCGGCGCCACCCTGTCGGTGCTGCTCGCCCAGCAGGGCCGACGGGTCACCGTGCTGGAGCGCCGCCCGCGCCCCTACCGGCTGCCCCGGGCGACCAGTTTCGACGGGGAGACCGCCCGGCTCCTGGCCGGTACCGGGATCGGCCCGGAGCTGGGCCGGGTCACCGAACCCGCCAACGGCTACCAGTGGCAGACCGCGTCCGGTCAGGTGCTGCTGGACATCGCGTTCAGCACGGCCGGGCCCTACGGCTGGCCGGACGCCAGCACCATGCACCAGCCGGCCCTGGAGGAGCTGCTCGCGGCCAGGGCGGCGGCGCTGCCCGGCGTCACGGTGCTGCGCGGGCACGAGGTCGTGCGGATCGCCGAGGGCGCGGAGCGGGTGGAGGTGACCGCCACCGACGACGACGGGGCGACGCATGTCGTCACGGCGCGGTGGGTGGTCGGCTGCGACGGCGCCAACAGCTTCGTCCGCGACCACCTCGACGTCCCCGTCACGGACCTCGGGTTCTCCTACGAGTGGCTGCTGTGCGACGTCGAACTCCACGAGCCGCGCGCCTTCGTGCCGACCAATGTGCAGCTGTGCGACCCGGCCCGGCCCACGACGCTGGTGGGCAGCGGCCCCGGGCGCAGGCGCTGGGAGTTCATGCGGCTGCCGGGCGAGAGCGCCGCCGAGTTGAACCGTCCGGAGACGGCGTGGAAGCTGCTGGCGCCGTTCGGTGTCACCCCGGCCACGGCGACCCTGCTGCGCAGCACCACCTACATCTTCCAGGCCCGATGGGCCGACCGGTGGCGGTCGGGACGTGTGCTGCTCGCCGGTGACGCGGCCCATCTGATGCCGCCGTTCGCCGGGCAGGGCATGTGCTCCGGCATCCGGGACGTCGTCAACCTGGCCTGGAAACTGGATCTGACGCTGCGCGGCCTGGCGGACGACTCGGTCCTGGACAGCTACGAGGAGGAGCGCCGCGCCCACGTGCGGGAGTCGATCCTGGCGTCGGTGCAGCTGGGCCGGGTGATCTGTGTGACCGACCCGGCGGCCGCCGCCGAGCGGGACGCCACCGTGCTGGCCGGCCGCCGGGGCCGGGGTCCGGCGCGCCCGGAACCGGCGAAGCCGCTCACCGGCGGCCTGCTGCACCGGCGGCCGGGGGCGGCGGCACCGGAGCCGCCCGCGGGTGCGGTGGTACCGCAGGGGCGGGTGCGGGCGGGCGGCCGTACCGGGTTGTTCGACGAGGTCGTCGGCCGGGGTTTGGTGCTGCTGTGCGCCGGCGACGCGCACACCGCGCTCGACGAGGCGCGGCTCGCCTTCCTCGCCGGGCTGCGGACGCACGTGGTGCCGCTGTTGCCGTCCGGCACGGAGTCCGGCGGGCCCGGCGAGCAGGGCGTGGTGGACGTGGACGACGTCTATCTGCCGTATCTGGCGCGGCTCTCGGCGACCTCCCTGCTGGTCCGCCCGGACTGTCACGTGTTCGGCGCCGCGGACGGCCCGGCCGGTCTGCGGGAACTCGTCGACGCCCTGCGGGACCAGCTGGGGGCGACGCGTACCGCGGGAATTCGGTGA
- a CDS encoding cytochrome P450: MTEAVAFPQDRSCPYHPPTGYRPLAARDPLAKVTLFDGREVWAVTGHAEARRLLIDPRMSSDRTNPAFPRTNPAVRQMRTPITAALAGVDDPVHKVQRRMLIPSFTLNRINGLRPRIQETVDQLLDAMVANGSPTELVGAFAQPLPSMTMCHLLGVPYEDHDFFEEQTIRLTNGPRPLEAKAALMGYLDALIDKKRQEPGEGLFDDLVHQQFLPGNLEREVLLELVWVLLVAGHDTSANMISLGTFTLLQHPERLAELRADLSLVPAAVEELLRYLTIADGLPRVATADIEVGGTTIRKDDGVVFLASLINRDGDLHERPDELDWHRSHRDHFSFGFGIHQCLGQNLARALLEIAFRSLLERLPGLRLAVPAQEVPFKLGQVFQGMVELPVAW; the protein is encoded by the coding sequence CTGGCCGCGCGGGATCCCCTCGCCAAGGTCACTCTCTTCGACGGCCGCGAGGTGTGGGCGGTCACCGGCCATGCCGAGGCCCGCCGGCTGCTGATCGACCCGCGGATGTCCAGCGACCGCACCAACCCGGCGTTCCCCCGGACCAACCCGGCCGTCCGGCAGATGCGGACGCCCATCACCGCCGCGCTGGCGGGCGTCGACGACCCGGTGCACAAGGTGCAGCGCCGGATGCTGATACCGAGCTTCACGCTCAACCGGATCAACGGGCTGCGCCCGCGCATCCAGGAGACGGTCGACCAGTTGCTCGACGCGATGGTCGCCAACGGCTCCCCCACGGAGCTGGTCGGCGCGTTCGCACAGCCGTTGCCGTCGATGACGATGTGCCATCTGCTGGGAGTGCCGTACGAGGACCACGACTTCTTCGAGGAACAGACGATCCGGCTGACCAACGGACCGCGTCCGCTGGAGGCCAAGGCCGCCCTCATGGGCTACCTCGACGCGCTGATCGACAAGAAGCGGCAGGAGCCCGGCGAGGGGCTGTTCGACGACCTCGTCCACCAGCAGTTCCTTCCGGGCAACCTGGAGCGGGAGGTGCTGCTGGAGCTGGTGTGGGTGCTGCTGGTCGCCGGGCACGACACCTCCGCCAACATGATCTCGCTCGGCACCTTCACCCTGCTCCAGCACCCCGAGCGGCTCGCCGAACTGCGCGCCGACCTCTCGCTGGTGCCGGCCGCAGTGGAGGAGCTGCTGCGGTACCTGACCATCGCGGACGGACTGCCGCGGGTGGCGACGGCGGACATCGAGGTCGGCGGCACCACCATCCGCAAGGACGACGGGGTGGTCTTCCTGGCCTCCCTGATCAACCGTGACGGGGATCTGCACGAACGGCCGGACGAGCTGGACTGGCACCGCTCGCACCGGGACCACTTCTCGTTCGGCTTCGGCATCCACCAGTGCCTCGGGCAGAACCTGGCGCGTGCCCTGCTGGAGATCGCCTTCCGCTCGCTGCTCGAACGGCTGCCCGGCCTGCGGCTGGCGGTTCCGGCGCAGGAGGTCCCGTTCAAGCTCGGGCAGGTCTTCCAGGGCATGGTCGAACTGCCGGTGGCCTGGTAG
- a CDS encoding ROK family protein encodes MDGHPHWLGVDIGGTKVALRAENTTGGVEETAFPWAPRHSAARDLAQLADHVGALRARIGAPLRAVGVALPATVAPDGRVTAWPSRPEWTGLDVAASLRALFPETAVAWADDGDLGALAEARASGCDDLLYVGVGTGVGGGLVLRGAPCPGPGRGSFEIGHLIVERGGVPCVCGRRGCLQALASGPATLRRAAELRGTTVTYDTLRHALGEHRPWAVTAVDETARALAAAITGVQELLHPRRALIGGGFAVGLPGLVPRVSAHLADLSRPGLPPLPVAPATLGPLSSLRGAVTLARLTAPEPDGAGT; translated from the coding sequence GTGGACGGCCACCCGCACTGGCTCGGCGTCGACATCGGCGGCACCAAGGTCGCCCTGCGCGCCGAGAACACCACCGGAGGCGTCGAGGAGACCGCTTTCCCCTGGGCACCACGGCACAGCGCCGCCCGGGACCTCGCCCAGCTCGCCGACCACGTGGGCGCCCTGCGCGCCCGCATCGGCGCGCCGCTGCGGGCGGTCGGCGTCGCCCTGCCCGCGACCGTCGCACCCGACGGCCGGGTCACCGCCTGGCCCAGCCGCCCCGAGTGGACCGGGCTCGACGTAGCGGCGTCGCTGCGGGCACTGTTCCCCGAGACGGCCGTCGCCTGGGCGGACGACGGCGACCTCGGCGCGCTCGCCGAGGCGCGGGCCTCCGGCTGCGACGACCTCCTCTACGTCGGCGTCGGCACCGGCGTCGGCGGCGGTCTCGTGCTGCGCGGCGCGCCCTGCCCCGGTCCGGGCCGCGGCTCCTTCGAGATCGGGCACCTGATCGTCGAGCGGGGCGGCGTGCCCTGCGTCTGCGGCCGCCGCGGCTGCCTCCAGGCCCTCGCCTCCGGACCGGCCACGCTGCGCCGCGCCGCCGAACTGCGCGGCACCACCGTCACCTACGACACCCTGCGCCACGCCCTCGGCGAGCACCGGCCGTGGGCCGTCACCGCGGTCGACGAGACAGCCCGCGCCCTGGCCGCGGCGATCACCGGCGTCCAGGAACTCCTCCACCCCCGGCGCGCCCTGATCGGCGGCGGCTTCGCGGTCGGCCTGCCCGGCCTCGTCCCGCGGGTCTCCGCCCACCTCGCCGACCTGTCCCGGCCCGGTCTGCCCCCGCTCCCGGTCGCCCCGGCCACCCTCGGCCCGCTGTCCTCCCTGCGCGGCGCGGTCACCCTGGCCCGGCTGACCGCGCCGGAACCGGACGGCGCCGGGACCTGA
- a CDS encoding shikimate dehydrogenase family protein: MTDNPPISGTTRLYVVLGDPVTQVQSPALMNPLFARLGIDAVLVPVHAEPAQLRRIVDGLRHIGNLDGIFVTVPHKTAVVDLADRHSPTVEITGSANALRREADGHWYAENFDGLGFVTGLTSAGHDPAGAHVALAGAGGAGSAIAAALLAAGAERLAVCDPDTAKREALRARLDRHWPGRTVTSAAPLLDGARLAVNATPLGLRPDDPLPFRPELLPPGSVVADIIMKPRETRLLREAAELGHVVHHGIHMLDGQLDSYRAFFGLDH; this comes from the coding sequence ATGACCGACAACCCGCCGATCAGCGGCACCACCCGGCTGTACGTCGTCCTCGGCGACCCCGTCACCCAGGTCCAGTCGCCCGCGCTGATGAACCCGCTCTTCGCCCGGCTCGGCATCGACGCGGTGCTGGTCCCCGTGCACGCCGAACCGGCGCAACTGCGGCGGATCGTCGACGGGCTGCGGCACATCGGTAACCTCGACGGCATCTTCGTCACCGTGCCGCACAAGACGGCCGTCGTCGACCTCGCCGACCGGCACAGCCCGACGGTGGAGATCACCGGCAGCGCCAACGCGCTGCGCCGGGAGGCCGACGGCCACTGGTACGCGGAGAACTTCGACGGCCTCGGCTTCGTCACCGGCCTCACAAGCGCCGGCCACGACCCGGCGGGCGCGCACGTCGCCCTCGCCGGCGCCGGAGGCGCGGGCAGCGCCATCGCCGCCGCGCTGCTGGCGGCCGGGGCGGAGCGGCTCGCGGTATGCGACCCGGACACCGCGAAACGGGAGGCGCTGCGCGCCCGCCTCGACCGGCACTGGCCCGGCCGCACCGTCACCTCCGCCGCACCCCTCCTCGACGGCGCCCGCCTCGCCGTCAACGCCACCCCGCTCGGGCTGCGGCCCGACGATCCGCTGCCGTTCCGCCCGGAGCTGCTGCCGCCGGGCAGCGTCGTCGCCGACATCATCATGAAACCGCGCGAGACCCGGCTGCTGCGCGAAGCGGCGGAACTCGGCCACGTCGTCCACCACGGAATTCACATGCTCGACGGTCAACTCGACTCCTACCGCGCGTTCTTCGGCCTCGACCACTGA
- a CDS encoding ferredoxin, with protein sequence MEIAIDRDACIGAGMCALTAPRVFTQDDSGFSALLPDHAGADDPLVRTAVRVCPVSALTLRDG encoded by the coding sequence ATGGAGATCGCGATCGACAGGGACGCGTGCATCGGCGCGGGCATGTGCGCGCTGACCGCTCCGCGCGTCTTCACCCAGGACGACTCCGGCTTCAGCGCACTCCTGCCGGACCACGCGGGCGCCGACGATCCGCTGGTGCGGACGGCGGTCCGCGTCTGCCCGGTGAGCGCCCTCACCCTCAGGGACGGCTAG